GGGTTGGCCTGCGTGTGGCGGGATTCCTTTGCTGGAGGCCGACACAGCGGCTGTTACGATTCTGTCAAAGTCCTGACGACCTCCACCCGGCAGTGGTATGATGCGTCTGTGAGCACGCGAGATGAGTGCGCGTGACCACAGCAATGTTTTCTCGGGGGAGATCCAGGGGAGGCTGCAAAGCCGCAAGAGTGAGGCCCCGACATAAGTGCCCTGCGCATCCGCGTAGGGCTTTCTTTTTACCGGCGCTGCCCGCCCTTCCCGTATCGCGGGCCTGACGCTTTGTTGAGCCTGGAACCGGGCGCGATTTTCTGGTATAGGAAGAGCAATGCCTTCGTTCAAGTATCAGGCGCAGGCCCCCGATGGCCGTATGGTTACGAGCACCATCGAGGCCATGAACCTGAGCGTGGCCATCGACACGCTCACCGCGAGCCGGATGAAGATCGTCGAGATCAAGCCGGTCCGCTTCAATCCGCTGGCCATCTTCACCAGGGCCCAGAAGAAGGTCGACCACCAGGCGGTGGTGATGATGACCCGGCGACTGGGTACGATGCTTCGCTCGGGTCTCCAGCTGTCTCGCGCGTTCCAGGTGCTCCACGATCAGGAAGAAGACCCGGGCCTCAAGCCGGTGCTCAACACCATCCTGCACGACATCCGAACAGGATCGGCCCTGTCGTGGTCGATGGGCAAGCACCCCCACGCCTTCAGCACGATCTATCTGGCCATGCTCCGAATCGGTGAGACGACGGGTGACATGGCCAACATGACCGAGAAGCTGGCCGACTTTCTCGAGCAGGATCTCAAGATCCGCAAGCAGGCGGGTTCGGCCATCACCTACCCCGCCTTCATCTTTGGCGTCTGCCTGCTCGTGATCGGCGTCATCTTCGTCTACATCCTGCCGCAGATGCTCGACATCTTTGCGAGCGACACGGCCAAGCTGCCCCTGCCGACGAAGATCATGATGTTCATCTGCAACAGCATCAAGAACCCGTACATCGAGCTCGGTGCGGTGCTGGGCGGTCTCTACTACGGCATCTACATCCGTGATTACCTGAGCACTGCGGAGGGTCGGTTCAACTTCGATCGGTTCATGCTGAAGGTCCCGCTCCTGGGCGACCTCAACAAGAAGCTGATCACCGCGCACTTCTGCCGCGCCATGGGCATTCTGCTGGCGACTGGCGTTCCCCTGATGAAGGCGCTCGAGGTGATGATGGAGTTCATCGACAACACGTACTTCCGTCAGATCATCTGCGAGCCGATGTTCGAGGGGGTGCGTGAGGGCAAGAACATCTCCCAGGTCGTGGGCGAAGCCGACTTCTTCCCGATGATGACGACCAACATGATCACGGTCGGCGAGAACACGGGCGACCTTCCACGCATGCTTACGCGCGTGTCGCAGTTCTACGACCAGGAGGTCCTCTACGCGCTAGAGAGCTTCCTGGTCCTGCTCGAGCCCATCATGATCGGAACGATGGGCCTCATCGTGTGCTTCGTCCTGCTCTCGGTCTTCCTGCCGCTCTATCAGTTCATCATGAACGTCGGCTGACCGTCGCGCAACGCCCCGTCGCGTCTGCCTCGGCGTACGTCACGCAGCGCGCTGCCGCGCAGCGAAAGCCATTGCTGCTACGCGTTGGTCTCCTTCGGCTTCGGCTCTTTCTCGTAGGTACGTCCCTGGAGATACGAGATCAGGTCGAGGAGCACCAGCTTCGTGATGGGAGAGGTCTCGAGCTTGCTTCGCTTGAGATCGTCGGCGATGCGCATCTGGCAGAGCAGATACTCGCCCTTGCCCGCCTTGAAGATGCCTGCCACGGTGGTTCGCACGCCCGTGGCGCGGCTGAACGTCTGGATCAGGGGGGGGTTCGGACGCTTGTGGTCGACCTCCACAAGGTACTCCTTTGGCAGGAGGTGGCCGGTCTTGGTCTGCACGTCTTCTTCGCGCAGGTGCTTCCAGATTCCCGGTCGGGCCTCGAGGGAGATCTTCTCTCCGTTGTTCGGGACGAAGAACGCATGGAAGGGAAGCACCGGGGCATCGGCTTTCCCGTGGTCGAGGAGCATCACGCGACCCCCTTCCTCGACGTAGGCGCGAATGAGGAACAGGAAGTTCTTGGCAAGTCCGATGCAGTGCGGGGCCACCACGATGGCGCGTGGAAGCACGGCACCCGGTTTCTTTCCCAGGAAGTTGCGCTCTTCGGTGAGCAGCTCCATGCTGGCGGGGGTGACCGAGTAGCCCAGGTCTTGAAGCGACCGCGAGAAGACCCCCTCGGCATCGTCGAGCACGATCAGCTCCTTGCTGAACACGCTTCGGCTGAGCAGAAAGATCAGGTACTTCCCACCGAACCAGGTCAGGCCGACAAGCAGCACCGACACCACCAGCACCAGGAACCCCGAGAGGAGACGCGGCTCGCTCACGAGGCGAACCGAGGGGGGGGCCATCTGCATCGTGCGGTTCGGCGGGCCGTTCGCCGTCGCGCTGGCGGTGGGCGAAGGCGCGATCGCGGTCGGGGCGTCGAGGGCGGTCACATCGAACAGGGGCGACATGCCACCGCTGACGGTGGCCTGACTGAACGTGATGAGCGGGATCTGGTTGAGCTGACCCGCCTCGGGCGGCACGCTGAAGAAGTCGCTGGCGTTGAATCGCACGGGCCTGCCACTGGTCGGGTCGGTGTATTCGAGCTGCACCACGGCGTGGCGGGTCTTGTCGACCCAGAGCGTCATTGTGAGCTCGGGCGACGTGCGGCTGATCTTCCAGCACGCGCGATGGCTCACTTCTTCTTCACCCAGGAAGGCCAGCTCGGCGCCGACGGGGACCTTCTTGAGCTGGAACGGCCAGATGTTGGTCAGTGGATGGAAGCGATAGGGCTTGCCGAACGGGTTGCCCTCTGGCGTTGCGGAGGGCGTGGCCGAGGAGGCCGCGACAGGGGTTGCGGAAGGGGTATCGCTCGGTGCGACTGCGGCGGAGGGCGATGCGGACGGCGCGTCAGACGGGGAAGCTGAAGGTGCGGGAGAGATCGAGGGCGCTGGGGAGGGGCTGTCTGTCGCGCCAGGGGTGAACCCCTCCGTGGAGACGACCCAGAGGTTGTAGCCGTCGTCGCTTCCGAGGTGGGTGACCATGTCGCTGTGGCCCTGCGGCCACAGATAGATGTCGAACTGGTCTGGGGCAACCCAGGTTGCTCTTCCCTCGAGGTAGGCGAACTCGAGCCCGTTCTGACGGTAGGGTGCGAGGCACGAGTCGAGGAGCCTCGGGTCGTTCCGGAGCATCTGCACCCGCACGGAGTAGCTGGTCCGCGCGAAGGCCTGATGAACGACCTCGTTGCGGATGATGTAGTTCGGGTCGGGGGCGGGTTCCGCCAGAGCCGCAGGGCAGAGCAGCGCGCCGACGAACAGGGCGGCGAGCAGCAGCGTGAGGATGGCAGGCCAACGCAGGCGCCTGTGGCCCACGCGCGCGTTCGTGTGCGTGACTCCCCCCCCACCAGTGCGCCTCGGCATGCGTCTCCTCAGGGGATCTGGCGCAGCCTGTCGAGGCCGGCTACGCGCACCAGGCTCTTGTCGAGCTCGATGACGCCCTCATCGTGGAGCTCTGACATCATGCGTGAAACGGTCTCACGGCTGGTTCCCAGCATCTGTGCGATCTCGGTCTTTGGCATGGGGAGGCGGAACACCGTCTTCCCATCGGCTGACCTGCCGTCTTTCTCGCCCCAGTCGGCGAGCAGCCTCGCGAGACGGCCCTTCACGGAGAGCAGGGCCAGGTTCTCGATGATGGCGTCGGCGTGGCGCAGCCGCTCGGAGAGATAGCGCAGCATCTTGAGGCTGACGGCGGGCGTTCGCTCGAGGAAGTGGTTGAAGTCTTCATGCCCGATGCAGTAGACCCGTGTCTCCTGCTGCGCCTGGGCTGACGCCGATCGGCACTGACCGTCGAACAGCGACATCTCGCCGAAGAAGTCTTCTCGGCCGAGCACAGCGAGAATGACCTCGCGCCCTCGCGCATCTTGCAGGAAGATGCGGATGCGCCCCTCGAGGATGATGAAGAAGTGCTGACCCGGGTCTCCCTGCAAGAAGATGAGCTCATCGCGACGAATGCGCCGGGTCGAGCCGATCGCGGTGAGATCGCGGATCTCGCGATCACTGAGAACGGAGAACAGCGGCACGCGCTTGAGCATGTCGCATATCACCGAGTCGGGCGTGATCATCGATAGACCTCTTCTGCGTGTCGGTCGTTGCGGCCACGTGGCGAGGTGGAGGGAGAGCCGCTGGCGTGCGCGCACCCTCGCGGGGGCAACGACGTCTGCAAGTCGTTCGCGTCGCGACGTTGATTCCCTGTTGGCATCAGGGGAGGGGTCTCCTACGATCAGGGGCGATCCTGGCGCGCAAAGACCCCCTTGTAGGTGGCCTCGCCCTCTGTGTGCATGAAGATGAACTGGCAGAAGCGCGTTCCTGGGTGGAGCGCCAGCGGAACGCTGCTGACGTTCGAGATCTCGAGCACCTGTCGGTTGTCGATGCCGGGCTGCATGAAGCCGGCGGTGATGTGCACCATCAGGCCCAGACGGGCGAATCTCGATCGCCCCTCCAGCCAGCCGCACAGATAGGGCGGCAGCTTGATGCGCTCCACCGTGATGCCCAGCACCGTCTCGTGCGGAAGGAGCACGTAGGCGTCGTCAACGGTGACCAGATCGGTGATCTCGTTGAAGTCGGCTTTGTCGTTGACGTGGTAGATCTGGTGCAGCTTCTTGAAGACGCGGAACTCGTTGCCCAGGTGAAGGTCGACCGAGCCGGGGCCGACCTGGCTCTCGTCGAATGGGGTGATCACGATGTTGCCGGCGCGTATCTCGCGCAGGATGACGTCATGTGTCAGGACAGACATGGCGATCTCCTCTCGCTGCGTCACGGGAGCGCCATGCGGCGGCGTTCCCCAGCAGATGCCTCGCACACGGGTATACGACGCCCCCCCTGCAGGGCCTGCCGGGCCTGATTCTGGCGTGCTTCTTGCTTGAAGCGCGGTTTTTCGTCTGCTATAATCCCGCACGGAGAACAGGTCGAGGAGCGGTTGTCACGCTTGGCGCCCTCGAACCGGCACTGAAAGGCGGGTGCATGGAGAAGCTGAAGCGGTTGCTGACCCTGATCGCGTCCAACGCGCTCTTCTGGATCTTCGTGATTCTCGGGTCGATGGTGCTGTTCATCATGCACTACGAGAGGCCGGTCAACTTTGTTGTCGATAAGATCTACCATCTCTTCTAGCGCCGCCGCGGCTGCGCTCTGGCTCTCTTCGGCGTCGTCGGTGCTGGCCCAGACCGCTGACGCAACGCCGGCACCGGCCCAGAACCTGCCGGTCTTCTTCCTCGTTGCGTTTCTGTGCCTGTTCGGCTACCTCATCTATCACAATCACACCCTCGCCGCCAGACTCGATGCGCTCGATCGCGCCAGCGCCCAGGATGATGCAGGCATTGCGCCTCAGCCGCTCGGATTCGACGAGCTGGTCGACAGCGGTGGCGCAATGACCCTCTTCAGGGGCAGCGCCCGCATCGACCGTTCTGGCCTGTACCTGCTCATCACCGATGATGAGAAGCGGCTCACGACGGTGGTTGCGACCGTCATGCGCGATGTTCTCGCGGCGCGCGCAGGTTCGGTTCTGTACGTGTCTCAGCGTGCGGGCGCCGATGAGATCGCGGCGGCCCTCATGGCCCTCGAGGCGGGGGTGCCCTGGGAGAGCCTGTCCAAGTCTGACCAGGCGAGGCATCGTCGCGGCCTGCGAACCGATCTCGAGCGGTACGAATCGGGCGTTCACGTCTTCGACGCGCTCGACTGGACGCCGGATGGCTTGTTCAGCGGGGCCCGCCGCCTCAAGGAAGAAGGGCGGCCGGTGAGCGCCCTGCTGGTTGACGACCCTGGGCTCTCCCTGCTTCACGAGGCCAGACGCGCGGAGACGGTCGAGCGGCTGCGGCTGCTGTCTGTGAAGTGCGCGGTGCCCGTCTTCGTGATGTCGTCCGGGAAGGGGGGCGAGCTCCTGATGGGAGTCCCGTCGGCGGAGGCCCTCTACCGTGCGATGATGGTCGTCGACGCAGGAGAGGGGCGGTCGACCGATTGCGTTGCCAGGGCGGTCGAGCCTACGGCCGCTCGACCGGCGGTCCAGGCTTCGCGCGACGTCGCCGCAGAGACGCTGGCTGCACGCTCTTGACCATTCGCGCGTCTGTCGGCCCATGCGTCTCTGACGCAGGCTTCGTCTCGTGTCAATCGCGGGAGGCATGAGGCTCAGCGGGGTGCGGACCGCGCTCGCGCTCGCGCTCGTTGTCGAGGCGTGCCTCGTCGCCGCAGGTCTGTGGACGCTCAGTGAATCCAGCTACCCGTTTGTCGCGCCCCTCGAGACGCGACCCTTGATCCGTCCGTCGCGGATGACAGTGGCGCGTGCAGATCTCGTCGACTGCGTTCACGTCTTCCACGGCAGCGCGGCCCTGGGTCGCGATCCTCTCGCCGAGCCCGGGAAGCGTCCTGTTTCGGCTCGGGCCCAGCTCGCCCCCGACCCAGGTCACTTCTCGTGGATCGTGCTCGAAGAGAAGGTGAGCCCCCGCGATGCGCTGCACGCGGTTGCCCTTCGCGGTCTCGCGCCGGGGAGCGTGGTGCGCCGTCAGACCGAGTCTGGCCTCGATGACGGGCTTCTCAGCGTGTTCTACGATCTGGGCGGGGAGACCCAGGCCTTTGCCCACAACTGGTCGACGGTCGGCGTTCAGGA
This is a stretch of genomic DNA from Pseudomonadota bacterium. It encodes these proteins:
- a CDS encoding Crp/Fnr family transcriptional regulator is translated as MITPDSVICDMLKRVPLFSVLSDREIRDLTAIGSTRRIRRDELIFLQGDPGQHFFIILEGRIRIFLQDARGREVILAVLGREDFFGEMSLFDGQCRSASAQAQQETRVYCIGHEDFNHFLERTPAVSLKMLRYLSERLRHADAIIENLALLSVKGRLARLLADWGEKDGRSADGKTVFRLPMPKTEIAQMLGTSRETVSRMMSELHDEGVIELDKSLVRVAGLDRLRQIP
- the dcd gene encoding dCTP deaminase, whose protein sequence is MSVLTHDVILREIRAGNIVITPFDESQVGPGSVDLHLGNEFRVFKKLHQIYHVNDKADFNEITDLVTVDDAYVLLPHETVLGITVERIKLPPYLCGWLEGRSRFARLGLMVHITAGFMQPGIDNRQVLEISNVSSVPLALHPGTRFCQFIFMHTEGEATYKGVFARQDRP
- a CDS encoding type II secretion system F family protein, with amino-acid sequence MPSFKYQAQAPDGRMVTSTIEAMNLSVAIDTLTASRMKIVEIKPVRFNPLAIFTRAQKKVDHQAVVMMTRRLGTMLRSGLQLSRAFQVLHDQEEDPGLKPVLNTILHDIRTGSALSWSMGKHPHAFSTIYLAMLRIGETTGDMANMTEKLADFLEQDLKIRKQAGSAITYPAFIFGVCLLVIGVIFVYILPQMLDIFASDTAKLPLPTKIMMFICNSIKNPYIELGAVLGGLYYGIYIRDYLSTAEGRFNFDRFMLKVPLLGDLNKKLITAHFCRAMGILLATGVPLMKALEVMMEFIDNTYFRQIICEPMFEGVREGKNISQVVGEADFFPMMTTNMITVGENTGDLPRMLTRVSQFYDQEVLYALESFLVLLEPIMIGTMGLIVCFVLLSVFLPLYQFIMNVG